Proteins from one Penicillium digitatum chromosome 2, complete sequence genomic window:
- a CDS encoding A-pheromone processing metallopeptidase Ste23: MAQIERITENLEKPELDDRSYRVIRLPNKLEALLVHDPDTDKASAAVNVNVGNFSDEDDMPGMAHAVEHLLFMGTKKYPKENAYNQYLASHSGSSNAYTAATETNYFFEVSATGDSSAPKSSEDNTPAETNDNNGIVSNGIGSDGKSPLYGALDRFAQFFVAPLFLESTLERELQAVDSENKKNLQSDLWRLMQLNKSLSNPKHPYSHFSTGNLQTLKEEPQKRGLEVRSEFIRFYEKHYSANRAKLVVLGRESLDTLEQWVSELFSDVENKNLAQNRWDDVQPFTEKEMCTQVFVKPVMDTRSMDMYFPFLDEEDLHDTQPSRYISHLIGHEGPGSVLSYLKAKGWANGLSAGAMPVCAGSAFFTISVRLTPEGLKQYQEVANVVFEYIAMIKQREPEQWIFDEMKNLAEVDFRFKQKTPASRFTSRLSSVMQKSIPSEWLLSGSLLRRFDSDLIKKALSYLRADNFRLVVVSQEFPGTWDQKEKWYGTEYKVEKIPKEFLGGLQKALKSTEATRTSNVHLPHKNEFVPTRLSVEKKEVAEPENTPKLIRHDDRVRLWFKKDDRFWVPKATVEVTLRNPLVWATPANLIKTKLYSELVRDSLDEYSYDAELAGLDYHLSANILGLDISVSGYNDKMSALLDKVLNTMRGLVIDQDRFHIIKERLTRAFRNAEYQQPYYQVGDYTRYLLAESSWVNEQYLEELEHVECDDVVKFSPQLLEQTHIEVLAHGNLYKEDALRMTDSIEKILGGRPLPPSQWYLRRNMTLPPGANYVYPRSLKDPANVNHCIEYYLYIGLFSDDVLRSKLQLFAQLTDEPAFDQLRSKEQLGYVVWSGARYNATTLGYRVIIQSERTAQYLESRIDTFLRQFGPILEKMPEEDFEGHKRSVVNKRLEKLKNLSSETGRYWSHIGSEYFDFLQHETDADNVRTLTKADLIAFYRQYIDPSSATRAKLAIHMNAQSGAQVEAPNPAEQRTRLVEVVTEHLEAADFIVDSARFAKAFDEVDATAADKSQVIFAVKDFLATETGLSKQKIEPVLETLDEKLSSQLKELGLGSSSDTQSATTGNGEAQKAVVITDVPSFKARLPVSTGPVSVTDLSEYEDFDAKL; this comes from the exons ATGGCTCAAATCGAGCGTATTACAGAGAACTTGGAGAAACCGGAGCTTGATGATCGTTCTTATCGAGTGATCCGTTTGCCAAACAAGCTTGAGGCCCTCCTAGTTCATGACCCGGACACCGATAAGGCCAGTGCCGCCGTCAATGTCAATGTGGGCAATTTctccgatgaagatgatatGCCAGGAATGGCTCATGCAGTAGAGCACTTGCTGTTCATGGGCACAAAAAAG TATCCGAAGGAAAATGCGTACAACCAGTACCTAGCGTCCCACTCTGGTTCGTCAAATGCCTACACAGCCGCCACCGAAACGAACTACTTCTTCGAAGTGTCCGCCACAGGTGACTCCAGTGCCCCTAAATCTAGTGAAGACAACACCCCTGCCGAGACGAATGATAACAATGGCATCGTGTCGAATGGGATTGGTTCAGATGGAAAGTCACCCCTCTATGGTGCATTGGATCGGTTTGCCCAATTCTTTGTTGCACCACTGTTCCTAGAGTCAACCCTAGAACGGGAGCTACAGGCGGTGGATTCGGAAAATAAAAAGAACCTTCAAAGTGACCTGTGGCGTTTGATGCAACTGAACAAGTCGCTTTCGAACCCTAAACACCCCTACAGCCACTTCTCAACCGGCAATCTGCAGACCTTGAAAGAAGAACCACAGAAACGTGGTCTGGAAGTCCGCAGTGAGTTCATCAGGTTTTATGAGAAGCACTACTCGGCCAACCGGGCGAAGTTGGTTGTCTTGGGGCGGGAGTCTCTCGACACGCTGGAACAGTGGGTCTCTGAGCTCTTTTCTGATGTCGAGAATAAGAATCTCGCTCAGAACCGCTGGGACGATGTTCAGCCCTTCACTGAGAAGGAAATGTGCACCCAGGTGTTCGTGAAGCCGGTCATGGATACTCGATCCATGGATATGTACTTCCCCTTccttgatgaagaggatTTGCATGACACCCAGCCTAGTCGGTATATCAGCCATCTCATTGGCCATGAGGGCCCGGGCAGCGTTCTTTCTTATCTTAAGGCCAAGGGGTGGGCCAATGGTCTGTCTGCAGGCGCGATGCCTGTCTGCGCTGGGTCAGCCTTTTTCACAATCTCGGTGCGCCTGACGCCCGAAGGTCTGAAGCAATACCAGGAAGTCGCAAATGTTGTCTTCGAGTATATCGCTATGATCAAGCAGCGCGAGCCCGAGCAATGGATCTTCGACGAGATGAAGAACCTTGCCGAGGTCGATTTCCGGTTCAAGCAGAAGACCCCGGCTAGTCGCTTCACCAGCCGTTTGAGCAGCGTGATGCAGAAGTCAATACCTAGTGAATGGCTACTGAGCGGGTCTTTGTTGCGAAGATTTGACTCTGATTTGATCAAAAAGGCGCTGAGCTATCTGCGGGCCGACAACTTCCGCCTGGTCGTTGTGTCCCAGGAGTTCCCCGGTACATGGGATCAGAAAGAGAAGTGGTATGGCACGGAATACAAGGTCGAGAAAATCCCAAAGGAGTTCTTGGGCGGTCTTCAGAAGGCTCTAAAGTCGACTGAGGCTACCCGCACTTCCAACGTGCACTTGCCTCACAAGAACGAATTTGTGCCGACTAGGCTATCGGTGGAAAAGAAGGAGGTTGCCGAGCCCGAGAACACCCCTAAACTGATTCGCCACGACGACCGGGTGCGCCTGTGGTTCAAGAAGGATGACCGTTTCTGGGTACCCAAGGCCACTGTTGAGGTAACACTTCGCAATCCTTTGGTGTGGGCTACACCCGCCAATCTCATCAAAACAAAGCTGTACAGCGAGTTGGTGCGAGACTCATTGGATGAATACTCCTACGACGCGGAGCTTGCTGGTTTGGACTACCACCTCTCGGCGAACATTTTGGGCTTGGACATTTCCGTGAGCGGGTACAACGACAAGATGTCCGCTCTTTTGGACAAAGTACTCAATACAATGCGTGGGCTAGTGATCGACCAGGATCGGTTCCACATTATCAAAGAGCGCTTGACGCGGGCATTCCGCAACGCCGAGTATCAACAGCCTTACTACCAGGTGGGGGATTACACTCGCTACCTCCTTGCCGAGAGCAGCTGGGTGAACGAGCAGTATCTTGAGGAGCTGGAGCATGTTGAGTGCGATGACGTGGTCAAATTTTCCCCCCAGTTGCTTGAACAGACCCACATCGAAGTTCTGGCCCACGGAAATCTGTACAAGGAGGATGCTCTGCGTATGACGGACTCTATCGAAAAGATCCTGGGGGGCCGTCCTCTGCCCCCGTCGCAGTGGTACTTGCGCCGCAACATGACCTTGCCGCCCGGTGCCAACTATGTCTACCCCCGCTCACTTAAGGATCCGGCCAACGTCAATCACTGCATCGAGTACTACCTCTATATTGGACTCTTTTCCGATGACGTCCTGCGGTCAAAGCTCCAACTGTTTGCGCAGCTAACTGACGAACCTGCTTTCGACCAGCTGCGCAGCAAGGAACAGCTTGGGTATGTGGTGTGGAGTGGTGCACGCTACAACGCCACCACCCTGGGCTACCGGGTCATTATCCAAAGTGAGCGCACGGCACAATATCTGGAATCGCGCATTGACACTTTCCTCCGCCAGTTCGGTCCTATTCTCGAGAAGATGCCCGAAGAAGACTTCGAGGGTCACAAGCGTAGTGTCGTGAACAAGCGCCTGGAGAAACTCAAGAATCTAAGCTCTGAGACTGGCCGGTACTGGTCGCACATCGGATCGGAATACTTTGATTTCCTGCAGCATGAGACCGATGCGGATAATGTGCGCACCTTGACCAAGGCGGATCTCATTGCATTCTACCGCCAATACATCGACCCATCTTCGGCAACGCGCGCCAAGCTCGCTATCCATATGAACGCCCAGTCAGGCGCGCAGGTTGAGGCGCCCAACCCAGCCGAACAGAGAACACGCCTTGTCGAAGTCGTTACCGAGCACCTCGAAGCTGCTGACTTCATCGTGGATTCTGCCCGCTTCGCGAAGGCATTCGATGAGGTTGACGCGACAGCGGCGGACAAGTCCCAGGTTATCTTTGCGGTGAAGGACTTCCTGGCGACCGAGACGGGCCTGTCAAAGCAGAAGATAGAACCTGTCCTTGAGACACTGGATGAGAAGCTCAGTTCCCAATTAAAGGAACTGGGTCTTGGTTCTAGCAGTGACACTCAGAGTGCGACCACTGGCAATGGCGAGGCTCAGAAGGCCGTGGTTATCACTGATGTGCCGAGCTTCAAGGCCCGTCTGCCTGTTAGCACTGGCCCTGTTTCTGTCACGGATTTGAGTGAGTATGAAGATTTTGATGCCAAGCTATAA